The nucleotide sequence AATGTTAGGATCTGATAGCAAATATGATCCTTGGTTCAAATGACATCACTTAGGTGCTCTTTTTTTTTACCATATATCTAGAGAAGGTGTGACCTAAGGGTCTATATGCTAATAGCGAtgaatgtttttttttctttctttctttctaaaCTCTGTCTACAACATTAAGAAGTATATTTCTAAGTTTGCGAGTTTGCAGacataataagacattattttatcttatgtcttcataAAAACAAACCGTTTGCAGTAGAAAAAAGTTTGCGAGCGTTCATATATTAGACATAATAATAAGATCTACAAACTGAAATACAAATAACACCTACCTTAGTAAGAAcaccataataattatataattattattttttgctACAATAATTCTAAATATACATATTGTTTTACTTACAATGGTATAGCTAGTTTCTTATCTATTAATGTCAAATAGAAGGTTCCAGATCGTGTTATAACTACTGGAATCATGTAATTTCATCTGCATTGGGACCAACAGGAGTATCTACATCGCTAACTTTTCTTGACAATCGTTTTCTTCTATATAAACAGTAGTTTCTAGCATCCGAAATAATGTCAACGAGACTTCTTCCCTCAATATGACAATGATTTCGAACACTAATAATGGCGTAGATTAAAAGGGAAACAGTTGACGTGCCACATGTCAAAAGGAAAAGTGACCAAAAGCTTTTGAGACCCAAACTTCCGTATTCGTCATTCATAGACTGCAGGTCAACACAGTGCTCAGAACCGAACATTTTTTTCTCGATATCTTGAAGAACGCCAATTTCGGACACGTTCAGTAGTGCCTTTGTAAAATCAGGAAGCATTGGGGAACCTTTTGGTAGCACCTGACATTAAATTTACATCTATTTAGTCATTATTCACTATAATTATGTTTcacaaacgggtcaggttgggtcgacATGGGTCATGGGTCGACTGAGTCAGATTTTTTTAGATTAGTCCCACATGTTGGATCTAAATGGGCCGGGTCTAAATGAGTCAGATCGTGTTGGACCAATCTTGACATAAAGTAATAGTTAGAGGTttattttgtgaaattatatcTCAAATGGATTTGAGGAGGTGGAATGTGTGAACGGATAACAAGTGGGCTAGCCGTCATTGTTTTCAATTTTGCTTCTTCCTTGACTATTCTAATTTATTCTAGACTTGATTATCCTAGATTATTCTAAACTTGATTATCCTAGATTATTTTAGTCTTGCTTAATGGACAAGGTTAATCAACTATAAACAGGGATAGTTGCTTTATTTAATAACATGGTTGTAATAAGAGTTTTTCAATAATTGGAGAAGGATTTCCAATAAGTTCTTGTTCTTATATTTTACTATTCTGTCTTCATAATCTGGTACCAAATTTCTTCAATTGATATCAGAGATAAGTTACAAAAGGGATCGTGTTGTTGATCAAAAGGACTAGATCAATCACCAGATTCTAAGACTGAAAAATACGAGTGTCGATCGAAGACCAGATTCATGGGGGATATTATCAATACCTCGGATGCAATCAAGGATACCAACCATCTTACTTTCCAGTGCCCTATCATAACTGCGACCAATTATCCCATCTGGTCGCTTAGGATCAAAGCGATTTTTAAGGCGCATGGAATCTGGGAATCAATTGAACTTGGAACTGATGTCGATCAGAAAAAGGATAATGCTGCAATCGCTTATCTGTATCAGTCTTTACCTGAAAACTTGATTCTTCAAGTTGCAGGTTGCACCCATGCAAAGGAAATCTGGGATGCAATCAAGACCCGTCACCTTGGAGTTGAATGAGTAATGGAGGCTAGACTTCAAACTCTTAAAGCTGAATTTGAAGCAGCACGGATGAAAGATAACGAAAAAATTGATGATCTTGCAGCAAAACTTTCTGGACTTGCCTCAAAATCAGCTGCTCTTGGAACCGTCATTGAAGAAACCACGTTGGTGAGAAAAATATTAACTGCCATACCAGAAAAATTCTAAAATATGGCAGCCACTATCGAACAACTGGTTGATCTCAAAACGGTGAAATTCCAGGAAGTTGTGGGTAGGCTAAAAGCTTACGAAGAACGAACCAGTCTAAAGACTACAAATAACAGTCATGACCAACTTCTGTTGTCCTATGAAGGATGGGACtcaagaaagaaaagggaaaacagCTTTGGTCGAGGTCGAGGGAATGGCCAAGACACCCGGGGTAGGGCCGAGGTCGTGGATAATTTGGTGGTCGAGGAAGGGGTTCAGGCCGCGGACAAAACTTTTTTGCTGGTAGACAAACAACTGAAAACTTAACTAAAGATCGATCCAAGCTGCAGTGTTTTCGATGTGATGCATTTGGACACATCTCATCGGATTGTCCAACACGAAAGAAAAGAGAACAAGCAAATTTGACTCAAGCTAGATCAACCGAACTACCAGTGGCTAATGATGACAGACCTGCACTATTGATGTCCGTAGCCAATCAAAGAAGCGAGAAGGAAGTAATTCATCTAAGTGAAAAGAAGGTTTTTCCAGAAAAGTATGAGTCACATGATGGTGGAGAAAACATGTGGTACTTAGATGCTGGAGCAACAAACCATATAACAGGAAACAAAGGGCTGTTTTCAAAACTTGATGACAGAAGTATTCCTATGGTTTATTTAGGAAATGAACCAGGAACTAAGGCACATCGTATGTATGATCTCGAGAAGATGAAAATAGTAATCAGTTGAGATTTGAAATTTGATGAAGCATGCAAATGGGATTGGCATTCCGGAGTAGAATACAATCAAGAACCTAATCACAAAGGAGAATTCGTGATACATATAAACCCCGGTGAAGTTGTCTCGGCTGATCAAAATTCCAAAAATGGGCCTACTGAACCAGGCAGCCCAAGTAGCTCATATAGCCCACAAAGCAGCAACTCCTCAAGTCAAGGAAGATCGACCAATGAGGAAAGCATAACCCATTCTGATGTTAGCAGTCCTGAAACAATAGTAAAACAACGAGTACCTATGCTGTCTCGTCTCCTGACAGATACAGTCAATGAGTCAGATCCATCTATGGCAGAAGAGGAGACATATGATAATACACCACCTCGAGGTTGGAAAAATCAAAGTGATATATATGATCTTCTTCTTACCGAAGGAGAACCAACAAATTTCAAGGAAGCTACAAGACATAAAGAATGGAAGCAAGCTATGGAAGGTGAAATAGCTTCCATTGAAAGGAATAATACTTGGGAGTTAATGGATCTACCCCAAGGACACGGACCTATTGGACTAAAATGGGTATACAAAATTAAAAGGGATGCAAAAGGAAATGTCACAAGACATAAAGCACGGCTAGTTGCCAAAGGCTACTTCCAAACACATGGTGTAGACTTTGACGAGGTATTAGCACCCGTAGCTAGACTTGAGACTGTTAGACTTATTCTAGCTTTGGCAGCCCAAAGAGGGTGGGATGTTCATCACCTAGATGTTAAAACAACATTTCTACACGGTGACCTCAAGGAAGAAGTTTTTGTATCTCAACCGGAAGGTTTTGTGATAAAGAGGAAGGAACAAAAGGTGTACAGACTGTCAAAGGCTCTCTATGGCTTGAAGCAAGCCCCACGTGCTTGGAATACAAAATTAGATGGAGTTCTAAAGGAATATGGATTTCAAAGGTGTAAGCTTGAACAAGCTGTATACACAAAAAGAACACAAGATGGATCCCTTTTGGTAGGAATTTATGTTGATGATTTGATTATAACAGGTAATAACCCGGAGAAAATTAAATAATTCAAAAGGCAAATGGAAGATAAATTCAAGATGAGTGATCTAGGTTTACTTTCTTATTATCTTGGACTTGAAGTAATACAAGGCATAGATGGAATAAAAATTCATCAATCAAGATATGCTAAAAGAATTCTAGAGGAAGCAGGAATGTGGGAGTGTAATTCTACCAAATATCCAATGGGACCAGGTCTGAAGTTGATGAAAGATGATGGCAGCACATGTGTTGATGCAACTGAATACCGAAAAACAATTGGATGCCTTCGGTATTTAACGCATACACGGTCGGATCTTGCATACTCGGTGggatatgcaagtaggtatatgcaAACCCCTAAAATTACTCATCTTCAAGTTGTTAAGCAAATTCTCAGGTACTTGAAAGGTACAGTAGACCTGGGTATTCACTATCGAAGGAATGGTAGCAATAACCTACTTGGATTTAGCAACAGCAGCTTCTCGGTGAACCCAGATGATGGAAAGGGTACTACTGGATTAGTGTTCTATTTTGATGATGGACCTATTGCTTGGAATTCACAAAAACAACAAACAGTGGCCTTATCATCCTGCGGAGCAGAATTTATGGCTGCTACTGTAGCAGCTTGTGAAGCAATATGGTTAAGGGGACTCTTAGCTGAAATAACTTGAAGAAAAGAAGAACAAGTTGTAATCAAAGTTGATAATAAGTCAGCAATATCATTGATGAAAAATCCAGTATTTCATGGAAGAAGTAAGCATATCGACACACGGTATCATTTCATACGAGAGTGTGTTGAAAAGGAGAAGATTAAAGTTGAACACATCAGTGGGAATCAACAACGGGCTGATATTCTTACAAAAGCATTGCCAAAGTTAAAGTTTGCTGAAATAAGAGAGATTCTTGGGGTTCAAAGGATTGAAGACTCAAAGAAATAAATGATGACTGAAGGTCAAGATTGGGGGGTGATTGTTGGACCAATCTTGACATAAAGTAATAGTTAGAGGTttattttgtgaaattatatcTCAAATGAATTTGAGGAGGTGGAACGTATGAACGGATAACAAGTGGGCTAGCCGTCATTGTTTTCAATTTTGCTTCTTCCTTGACTATTCTAATTTATTCTAGACTTGATTATCCTAGATTATTCTAAACTTGATTATCCTAGATTATTCTAGACTTGCTTAATGGACAAGGTTAATCAACTATAAATAGGGATAGTTGCTTTATGTAATAACATGATTGTAATAAGAGTTTTTCAATAATTGGAGAAGGATTTCTAATAAGTTTTTGTTCTTATATTTTACTATTCTGTCTTCATAATCTGGTACTAAATTTCTTCAGATCGGGTTGGGTCGGGACCCGTTTTCTAAAAGTTTCATAAACTCTTAAAACCTCTATATAATGAAATTGTTAAAATCTCGTAAAGACCTGTTAGACTTGATATATATTCGTTAGGATTTATATGGTTCTAAATTGGACACATTCTTGAACTAGTAATATATTGATCCAGTTTGCTCAATACTTAACCCAATTGACCCATTTTTAAAGCTATGGGTCTCAATTGACGAGTATAACTACAATAAATGATTGACGAATTAAAAATGTAATAAATCTTACGAATGCAAATCCTCCATCACCAAATGTAGTCCCGGCTGTAACGAAACTGTTGCAGTACTTGGCAAGAAACAGTTTAGTAAACGGAGCTTCAAGAAAAACGGCTGCAATTTCTCTGTTTCGAAGGGCATAAGCATATTCTTCAGGAGTAGTGAAACCTTTTAAGTTTTCATTCTTGAAACCCAACACATCCTCCAAATAACTCGCTACGTGGGACCCTCTTCCGTACCCCACAGCAGCATTTGCACTCTTCAGTGTTTCATAATTCGTTACTCGAGGTATCAGTCTTTTAACAGTGAGCATACTAGTAAGACTTGCAGTGTAACATTGACCAATGATAATAGCAGTCAACAACCATGCTACAGTTGTAACTCTTGTCAGATTACTATGAAGCTCATCACCTGATCGATCAGGGAAACGTTAGCGAACACAATTGCAGCAAACTTGTCGTTAGAAaatgttaattaaatataaaaacttaCCGTTTGTTAAAAACATTCGAGTGAAGGCTAACGACAGAAGAATCCTCGTTTGATTAAACGCAGAACCATGAAGTTCAGGACTATGTTTCCGCTCAATAACCCATACGACCAGACCCGTATAAACATTGACCATAATCGTTAGGGCCCACATTCCTAAAGTGAACGGTTTCACGAATAGCCATTGTCCATGATATGATGCAGCAGGTACAACCATCACCAGCCCTATTTCAGTGTATGGATGAGTGAACTCTACGTACTCATATCGCCTTGACACTATTGACACGTCACCAACTACCATATCAAAGTTCTGCCAAATAAACGCAACGATTAAtgtaagaaataaataaataaaataaataaataaataaaaaactgacTTTATACCTTCAGATACACTTGCTCTACCATAGAATCATATGTTCCGTTGAATGGGTAAAATTCATAAAGCAGATTATAAGGCAAACGTTTGACGGTTTCTTTGAAAAGCTCGATCGAATATCCAGAGTAAGTGAAATTATGATTCTTGTGATCATATTCAACTTTTACAAACTTTTTATACAAGGCCATCATTGGCACACCGACTCGCAAAGCGTTAGCACTAGTAGGACCCGCCCATCCGGTTGGAGTACTCAACGGTCTCCCGGGCCAGAAAATGTGACCTAAATCTTGCAAAGAGGTGCCATAACTAGCTGTATCACTAACAGTATCCGAAAAACCGAGTCCTACTGACCAAAAACCAACTTGTATATAGTATTTTCCTATAACATTGATAACTTGAAATACATGTGCTGCAGGTAGTTTTCGGTTAATTAACTGAAATTCACCGGTGATGCCAGTTACAAACGTTGAAGAAAGCGTATCTAGTAACTTTTGCCCGCTCATTTGATCCTTTTTGCTCAATGCTAAAGCGATAATCGAGGTAGCATCATATGCCTGCACTG is from Rutidosis leptorrhynchoides isolate AG116_Rl617_1_P2 chromosome 10, CSIRO_AGI_Rlap_v1, whole genome shotgun sequence and encodes:
- the LOC139872548 gene encoding glutamate receptor 2.7-like isoform X1 — encoded protein: MGNRVGSTIVFFTIFLFMLFMLNVKAVSNTTNIVHFIGAILDTTTSRAGNEANVAMEIAMNDFNAKTGQNMTLHTRNSQAKLINVIREATNLIDTHQVKAILGLQTLEEALSIGEISAEAQIPTFSLFDSLPEWSLDRLPFLVQASPSQFAQTKAFVAILESFGWDRFTFIYEDINSASTQIIPHLMESIKESGIEMNSIVKLSHFSSLSKELEKIKTEQTRVFLVHASLETGIRLFQNAKHKGMMEKGYVWITTNIITDLLHTMNTSTFSTMEGVLGIGSYFPDTGSRFEDFSKKFQKKFKTEHPEEEYKTPGIFAVQAYDATSIIALALSKKDQMSGQKLLDTLSSTFVTGITGEFQLINRKLPAAHVFQVINVIGKYYIQVGFWSVGLGFSDTVSDTASYGTSLQDLGHIFWPGRPLSTPTGWAGPTSANALRVGVPMMALYKKFVKVEYDHKNHNFTYSGYSIELFKETVKRLPYNLLYEFYPFNGTYDSMVEQVYLKNFDMVVGDVSIVSRRYEYVEFTHPYTEIGLVMVVPAASYHGQWLFVKPFTLGMWALTIMVNVYTGLVVWVIERKHSPELHGSAFNQTRILLSLAFTRMFLTNGDELHSNLTRVTTVAWLLTAIIIGQCYTASLTSMLTVKRLIPRVTNYETLKSANAAVGYGRGSHVASYLEDVLGFKNENLKGFTTPEEYAYALRNREIAAVFLEAPFTKLFLAKYCNSFVTAGTTFGDGGFAFVLPKGSPMLPDFTKALLNVSEIGVLQDIEKKMFGSEHCVDLQSMNDEYGSLGLKSFWSLFLLTCGTSTVSLLIYAIISVRNHCHIEGRSLVDIISDARNYCLYRRKRLSRKVSDVDTPVGPNADEIT
- the LOC139872548 gene encoding glutamate receptor 2.7-like isoform X2; protein product: MEIAMNDFNAKTGQNMTLHTRNSQAKLINVIREATNLIDTHQVKAILGLQTLEEALSIGEISAEAQIPTFSLFDSLPEWSLDRLPFLVQASPSQFAQTKAFVAILESFGWDRFTFIYEDINSASTQIIPHLMESIKESGIEMNSIVKLSHFSSLSKELEKIKTEQTRVFLVHASLETGIRLFQNAKHKGMMEKGYVWITTNIITDLLHTMNTSTFSTMEGVLGIGSYFPDTGSRFEDFSKKFQKKFKTEHPEEEYKTPGIFAVQAYDATSIIALALSKKDQMSGQKLLDTLSSTFVTGITGEFQLINRKLPAAHVFQVINVIGKYYIQVGFWSVGLGFSDTVSDTASYGTSLQDLGHIFWPGRPLSTPTGWAGPTSANALRVGVPMMALYKKFVKVEYDHKNHNFTYSGYSIELFKETVKRLPYNLLYEFYPFNGTYDSMVEQVYLKNFDMVVGDVSIVSRRYEYVEFTHPYTEIGLVMVVPAASYHGQWLFVKPFTLGMWALTIMVNVYTGLVVWVIERKHSPELHGSAFNQTRILLSLAFTRMFLTNGDELHSNLTRVTTVAWLLTAIIIGQCYTASLTSMLTVKRLIPRVTNYETLKSANAAVGYGRGSHVASYLEDVLGFKNENLKGFTTPEEYAYALRNREIAAVFLEAPFTKLFLAKYCNSFVTAGTTFGDGGFAFVLPKGSPMLPDFTKALLNVSEIGVLQDIEKKMFGSEHCVDLQSMNDEYGSLGLKSFWSLFLLTCGTSTVSLLIYAIISVRNHCHIEGRSLVDIISDARNYCLYRRKRLSRKVSDVDTPVGPNADEIT